The Silvanigrella paludirubra genome contains a region encoding:
- a CDS encoding PhzF family phenazine biosynthesis protein — translation MTKIWIVDAFTDTAYRGNPAAVMIVDEFPLNMLQIAKEMNLSETAFVMPLGGNRFHIRWFTPTAEVKLCGHATLAAAHVLMSTKLILSDSIIFDSLSNELLVNKISDSYSLDFPLQKIGQNISKELYKKALQLNDEILEVVKAFDDVLVLVKDEDIVKELSPDFSRLLEVDARGVIVTTHSSKYDFVSRFFAPKLGVNEDPVTGSAHCKLADYWSKKLNKKELIAYQASERGGVIKILVNDERVILNGKAITILEGKWLVQI, via the coding sequence ATGACAAAAATTTGGATTGTTGATGCTTTTACAGACACTGCTTATAGAGGAAATCCTGCTGCAGTGATGATTGTAGACGAATTTCCACTAAATATGCTGCAAATTGCCAAAGAAATGAATTTATCAGAAACAGCCTTTGTAATGCCACTAGGTGGAAATCGATTTCATATACGTTGGTTTACTCCTACTGCAGAAGTAAAGCTTTGTGGTCATGCGACACTTGCTGCAGCTCATGTTTTAATGTCTACGAAGTTAATTTTAAGTGACAGTATTATATTTGATTCATTATCAAACGAACTTTTGGTAAATAAAATATCTGATTCATATTCGTTAGACTTTCCTTTACAAAAAATTGGTCAAAACATATCTAAAGAGCTTTATAAAAAAGCTTTACAATTAAATGACGAAATTCTTGAAGTAGTAAAAGCATTTGACGATGTTTTAGTTCTTGTTAAGGATGAGGATATTGTAAAAGAATTATCCCCAGATTTTTCAAGATTATTGGAGGTTGATGCAAGAGGAGTTATTGTTACAACTCATTCTTCGAAATATGATTTTGTTTCTAGATTTTTTGCTCCTAAATTAGGTGTAAACGAAGATCCTGTTACGGGTTCTGCACATTGTAAACTTGCTGATTATTGGAGTAAAAAATTAAATAAAAAAGAATTAATTGCCTATCAAGCAAGTGAAAGAGGAGGTGTTATTAAAATTTTAGTTAACGATGAAAGAGTTATATTAAATGGAAAAGCTATAACAATTCTTGAAGGTAAATGGTTAGTTCAAATTTAA
- a CDS encoding YbaK/EbsC family protein produces the protein MLVSDNLISYLNQSFAKYSLLDHKPTLTSEESLSVRIEAGYKNIVGAKALLLELLQKDIELRERVLCILPGSSKLNEKKLVEAIGYGKKLKFLDKETMLRDYNLVPGSVPPFGNPIIIVKHFIIDSDIFQAPLLGFNAGLLTRSIIIEPQEYKKVLKNYTIASIANRDI, from the coding sequence ATGTTAGTTTCTGATAATCTTATTTCATATTTAAATCAATCTTTTGCAAAGTATTCCTTATTAGATCATAAACCAACATTAACCAGTGAAGAAAGTTTGAGCGTAAGAATTGAAGCTGGATATAAAAACATTGTGGGTGCTAAAGCTTTATTACTTGAACTATTGCAAAAAGATATTGAATTACGAGAAAGGGTATTGTGCATACTTCCTGGTAGTTCAAAATTAAATGAAAAAAAATTAGTTGAAGCTATTGGATATGGAAAGAAATTAAAATTTTTAGATAAAGAAACTATGTTAAGAGATTATAACCTTGTTCCTGGTAGTGTTCCGCCCTTTGGTAATCCAATTATTATTGTTAAACATTTTATCATAGATTCTGATATTTTTCAGGCACCTCTTCTTGGTTTTAATGCGGGATTATTAACGAGATCAATTATAATTGAACCACAAGAATATAAAAAAGTTCTTAAAAATTATACTATCGCTTCAATAGCAAATAGGGATATTTAA
- a CDS encoding ABC transporter substrate-binding protein translates to MNTLRISTPLISLDLSPFYLKSGDYDLARALFSPWFLYDGNIKPYLIEKYSANENFTIFRFEIKKNLYFHNKREVNSQDFKFSLQRGMLFNARNSFKNILLCIEGSYQIDDFTDIYKDCVSGIKLINNYTFDIILKYPCSHFPIYFTRSALSIVPYEALDDDKPWLWKKYPIGTGAFQVIENINNKVQLELIKFPLHFSTNSSLFQKIIFSQPNSEFKADITLDQEYSYYPNFLHVESKFSMIIALEHFHHTGPTEYFLFLRKLINSALDKNIFIKYYIENSNLSAIETNQFLPTSIKKYNFIKKMDDFNSLYIEFLEKFEKIPFINIVVYNLYGKESIIYKLQILLFETLQNFNLPVQIKYCDSLDFDLNPIQHYVILASSSFNYPVQDNLSLFFSNTNEIFRYEDSDLLNLKKIIKQAGIENNLDKKEELYLKFHENLINLGLIYPLFETFEYACINTSIMDPKKIFYHGYHPYYEFM, encoded by the coding sequence ATGAATACACTTAGGATATCAACTCCTTTGATCTCACTTGATTTATCTCCATTTTATTTAAAATCAGGTGATTATGATTTAGCGCGAGCCCTCTTTTCGCCTTGGTTTTTATATGATGGTAATATTAAGCCATATTTAATTGAAAAATACTCAGCAAATGAAAATTTTACTATATTTCGTTTTGAAATAAAAAAAAATCTTTACTTTCATAATAAAAGAGAAGTTAATTCACAAGATTTTAAATTTAGTTTGCAAAGAGGAATGCTTTTTAATGCAAGAAATAGTTTTAAAAATATTTTACTTTGTATTGAAGGTTCATATCAAATTGATGATTTTACTGATATATATAAAGACTGTGTTTCAGGAATTAAATTAATTAATAATTATACATTTGATATTATTTTAAAATATCCTTGTTCTCATTTTCCTATCTATTTTACTAGGTCTGCTTTAAGTATTGTTCCGTATGAAGCACTTGATGATGATAAACCTTGGCTTTGGAAAAAATATCCTATTGGAACGGGAGCATTTCAAGTAATTGAAAATATAAATAATAAAGTACAATTAGAGTTAATTAAATTTCCATTACATTTTTCAACTAACAGCTCATTGTTTCAAAAGATAATTTTTAGCCAACCGAATTCTGAATTTAAAGCTGATATTACTTTAGATCAAGAATATTCATATTATCCAAATTTTTTGCATGTTGAATCTAAATTTTCGATGATTATTGCCCTTGAGCATTTTCATCATACAGGACCAACAGAATATTTTTTATTTTTGAGAAAATTAATAAATTCTGCGCTTGATAAAAATATTTTTATTAAATACTATATAGAAAATTCTAATTTATCGGCCATTGAAACAAATCAATTTTTACCCACTTCTATAAAAAAGTATAATTTTATAAAAAAAATGGATGATTTTAATTCATTATATATAGAATTTTTAGAAAAATTTGAAAAAATCCCTTTTATTAATATTGTTGTATATAATTTATATGGTAAAGAATCTATTATCTATAAACTTCAAATATTATTATTTGAAACTCTGCAAAATTTTAATTTGCCTGTACAAATTAAATATTGTGACTCACTTGATTTTGATTTAAATCCTATTCAGCATTATGTTATTTTAGCAAGCTCAAGTTTTAACTATCCAGTGCAAGATAATTTATCTTTATTTTTTTCAAATACAAATGAAATTTTTCGTTATGAAGACTCTGATCTGTTGAATTTAAAAAAAATAATAAAACAAGCTGGTATTGAAAATAATTTGGATAAAAAAGAAGAATTGTATTTAAAGTTTCACGAAAATTTAATAAATTTAGGTTTAATATATCCACTATTCGAAACTTTTGAATATGCTTGTATCAATACTTCCATAATGGATCCAAAAAAAATATTTTATCATGGATACCATCCATATTATGAGTTTATGTAG
- the hemG gene encoding protoporphyrinogen oxidase, with product MSQNKSIDIAVIGAGISGLRSAYLLSRSENKNIKKIALFDKEETIGGVLKSTYINHFRLEHGAQGVLLNRESFLKCLQDLKIENQVILPNQKEQKRYILTQKLCVALTPNIFKLKKSGLLKFKDIFRIFLEIFIKKPKTINLNETLYSFFERRFGKKFANTFLVSLSFGIWGGGSRKLLLRYTFPKLQSLENGYGSLIKMGFIHLCKNLFLKKKKSSPKGLASFSNGMEFLVNTLFNELKKECLKNNIELVLNLNSNVNLIKRESNFISVNFLKENNLYQEQYHCVLYSGQPWRDQNISIQSMELEKGELEKSFLKLKNIESHSIAIIGLGSSNIPENTTSIKGFGALAGEWSKDILGTIFVHSTYPSHAPTNSNLFRVLLGGDRNPLINQKSNEELIEISKLRLLETKIIDKNIYFDFTHVVKWDNYIPLATIEQDKVLEAIWKIEALVPGLFFTGNYIKGPSISDCLEQAEIVSKNMLIYIDNLN from the coding sequence AAAAAATAGCTCTTTTTGATAAAGAAGAAACGATTGGTGGTGTTCTTAAAAGCACATATATAAATCATTTTAGACTAGAGCATGGTGCTCAAGGAGTTTTATTAAATAGAGAATCATTTTTAAAATGCCTTCAAGATTTAAAAATAGAAAATCAAGTCATTTTACCAAACCAAAAAGAACAAAAACGTTATATTTTAACTCAAAAATTATGCGTGGCTTTAACACCAAATATTTTTAAATTAAAAAAGAGTGGATTATTAAAATTTAAAGATATTTTTAGAATATTTTTAGAAATATTTATTAAAAAACCTAAAACTATTAATTTAAATGAAACCCTTTATTCATTTTTTGAACGTCGTTTTGGAAAAAAATTTGCAAATACTTTTCTTGTTTCCCTATCTTTTGGAATTTGGGGTGGTGGATCAAGAAAGTTATTATTAAGGTATACTTTTCCTAAACTACAATCACTAGAAAACGGTTATGGTAGTCTAATAAAAATGGGTTTTATTCATTTATGCAAAAATTTGTTTTTAAAAAAGAAAAAATCCTCTCCAAAAGGATTGGCAAGTTTTTCGAATGGAATGGAATTTCTAGTAAATACTTTATTTAATGAATTAAAAAAAGAATGCTTAAAAAATAATATTGAACTTGTTTTAAATTTAAATTCTAATGTTAATTTAATAAAAAGAGAGTCTAATTTTATATCTGTAAATTTTCTAAAAGAAAATAATTTATATCAAGAACAATATCATTGTGTATTGTATTCAGGACAACCATGGAGAGATCAAAATATTTCCATTCAATCAATGGAATTAGAAAAAGGAGAATTAGAAAAATCCTTTCTTAAATTAAAAAACATTGAGTCACATAGCATTGCAATTATTGGATTAGGTTCCAGTAATATTCCAGAAAATACAACATCCATCAAAGGCTTTGGCGCTCTAGCAGGTGAATGGTCTAAAGATATTTTAGGAACAATTTTTGTTCATTCCACCTACCCTAGTCATGCCCCGACTAATTCTAATTTGTTCAGAGTTTTATTAGGCGGTGATAGAAATCCCCTCATAAATCAAAAATCAAATGAAGAATTAATTGAAATTTCAAAATTAAGATTATTGGAAACTAAAATTATTGATAAAAATATTTATTTTGATTTCACTCATGTTGTTAAATGGGATAATTATATTCCTTTAGCAACAATAGAACAAGACAAAGTTCTTGAAGCTATTTGGAAAATAGAAGCATTGGTTCCGGGTCTCTTTTTTACTGGCAATTATATAAAAGGTCCTTCCATTTCAGACTGTTTAGAACAAGCAGAAATAGTTTCTAAAAACATGCTAATCTATATAGATAATTTAAATTAA
- a CDS encoding aspartate/glutamate racemase family protein, whose product MKFDNYIPQVNSNHYINKPKIGIIAGMGPKSTGPFIEKVIFYFQTILNFQKDDDFPYINIISLPTPFSIKETIDKNITLFDLKYSLDSLSNSKINFIAIPCNTVHKYFTEYKEFTNIPILNIIDETVNFIIQNTKDKKIALLATASTISSELYQNEFNKNGLSLILDSSIQEKFDSLLNMIKNIEFSDEIKIEKWLSLEKELITKGAKSILSACTDLSFFLNKLPFKQKLICFDSMDILAKQVVIYYSKLANIN is encoded by the coding sequence ATGAAATTTGATAATTACATTCCACAAGTTAATTCAAATCATTATATAAATAAACCAAAAATTGGAATTATTGCAGGTATGGGGCCAAAATCAACTGGCCCATTTATAGAAAAAGTAATATTTTATTTTCAAACTATTTTAAATTTTCAAAAAGATGATGATTTTCCTTATATAAATATTATTTCACTTCCAACACCATTTAGTATTAAAGAAACTATCGATAAAAATATTACATTATTTGATTTAAAATATTCTTTAGATTCTTTATCAAACAGTAAAATAAATTTTATAGCAATACCATGTAACACAGTTCATAAATATTTTACAGAGTATAAAGAGTTTACTAATATTCCTATACTTAATATAATTGATGAAACAGTTAATTTTATAATACAAAATACTAAGGATAAAAAAATAGCTTTACTTGCAACAGCAAGTACTATTTCTTCAGAACTTTATCAAAATGAATTTAATAAAAATGGCTTATCTCTTATATTAGATTCCAGTATCCAAGAAAAATTTGATTCACTTTTAAATATGATTAAAAATATCGAATTTTCTGATGAAATAAAAATTGAAAAATGGCTTTCTCTTGAAAAAGAATTAATTACAAAAGGTGCAAAATCTATTCTTTCAGCATGTACAGATCTGTCATTTTTTCTTAATAAATTACCATTTAAGCAAAAACTAATATGTTTTGATTCTATGGATATTTTAGCGAAACAAGTTGTAATATATTATTCAAAACTTGCAAATATTAATTAA
- a CDS encoding MFS transporter yields the protein MALNSITQILKINKDGFSIPFLTIRCFTVFCEQAILFFIPIYIYSLTNRTSFSGISFVIEWLPTLLLIPYAGILLDKFPTKVSYFLIDFLRAIIISLLSIFIIFNLNWVLIAFCSSILAILSALSFVCQEKVLATKFIGSKFVSFQMTLQIFEQLGTIFGPLVGVFFIKKSEIFYFLFGCSTFFVITSIIMPLLLKHSRFHEPKLKINNFKSNVIKQLYSSISYIVKNKPLLFIIFITLCVNFTYGYVNVITPFRVITELGKSNSDILILTSYAAIVSIVILIISFIFVNINKMYLGIASFISIMIGAFVICTSTSYHFYIIGYCMIFSLLPMFSVFIRYFRNIFTDKELFSQVVSAIVVINRLSFPIVGSCIALTSLLFNPKYFLIGCLVFFSLFGFIAFRILKFYCEMQVDLEVKTIQTTSLLKGKT from the coding sequence ATGGCATTAAATAGCATTACTCAAATATTAAAAATAAATAAAGATGGTTTTTCTATACCATTTTTAACAATCCGCTGTTTCACCGTTTTTTGTGAACAAGCGATACTTTTTTTTATCCCTATTTATATATATTCTTTAACAAACCGCACATCATTCTCGGGAATTTCATTTGTAATAGAGTGGCTTCCTACACTATTGCTTATACCATATGCAGGAATTTTATTAGATAAATTTCCTACCAAGGTTTCGTATTTTCTTATTGATTTTTTAAGAGCAATTATTATTTCACTATTGTCTATTTTTATTATATTTAATTTAAATTGGGTTCTTATTGCATTTTGTTCTTCGATTTTAGCAATATTAAGTGCATTAAGTTTTGTCTGCCAAGAAAAAGTTCTTGCCACAAAATTTATTGGAAGTAAATTTGTTTCTTTCCAAATGACTTTACAAATATTTGAACAGTTAGGAACTATTTTTGGCCCACTTGTAGGTGTTTTCTTTATTAAAAAAAGTGAAATATTTTATTTTTTATTTGGTTGTTCCACATTTTTTGTGATAACCTCAATTATAATGCCTTTACTTTTAAAACACTCTCGTTTTCACGAGCCAAAATTAAAAATAAATAATTTTAAATCGAATGTTATAAAACAACTCTATAGTTCAATTTCTTATATAGTAAAAAATAAGCCTTTACTATTTATAATTTTTATTACACTTTGTGTAAATTTTACTTATGGTTATGTTAATGTTATTACTCCATTTCGTGTCATAACAGAACTTGGAAAATCAAATTCAGATATTCTTATTTTAACATCGTATGCTGCTATTGTAAGTATAGTTATTCTAATCATTTCATTTATTTTTGTAAATATAAATAAAATGTATTTAGGAATTGCCTCATTTATTTCAATAATGATTGGAGCCTTTGTAATTTGCACAAGTACAAGTTACCATTTTTATATTATTGGTTATTGCATGATCTTTTCATTGTTACCTATGTTTTCGGTGTTTATTAGGTATTTTAGAAATATATTTACAGATAAAGAATTATTTTCACAAGTTGTAAGTGCAATTGTTGTAATTAATAGATTGAGCTTTCCAATTGTTGGATCATGCATAGCTTTAACTTCATTATTATTTAATCCAAAATATTTTTTAATAGGATGTCTTGTATTTTTTTCTTTATTTGGTTTTATTGCGTTTAGAATTTTAAAGTTTTATTGTGAAATGCAAGTAGATTTAGAAGTTAAAACAATACAAACTACAAGTTTGCTTAAAGGAAAAACATGA
- a CDS encoding TauD/TfdA family dioxygenase: MFYIEISNKLKSEINNLSEFSDNTIFFNPEKFEIAVNLIEKRHSEEINEIKLLIQKNGYLVIKNLPIEFELPYTPNAPDEIIQKKHYISEINLVFIGYIIGRIFSFEDENKNKIHNVFPSINHQEYTSSLGSKHHLSLHTEIAFSKFKPDYISLICVRKSKNLSPTLLCDMKKVFEAVPKHIWNIIQNEDYFIRQPATFKSETIYRKIKAIELEENNNFSFFFNFIDGMMVSLSQKSHEALDVIKDYVYKLKEEVLLEEGHAIVIDNHRFLHGRDQIQANFDGFDRWLQRIYIRKK, translated from the coding sequence ATGTTTTATATAGAAATATCAAATAAATTAAAATCAGAAATTAATAATTTGAGTGAATTCTCAGATAATACAATATTTTTTAATCCTGAGAAATTTGAGATTGCAGTAAATTTAATTGAAAAAAGACATTCTGAAGAAATTAATGAAATAAAATTATTAATTCAAAAAAATGGATATTTAGTTATTAAAAATTTACCAATTGAATTTGAATTACCGTATACACCAAATGCCCCAGATGAAATTATTCAAAAAAAACATTATATAAGTGAAATAAATCTCGTTTTTATAGGTTATATTATTGGTAGAATATTTTCATTTGAAGATGAAAACAAAAATAAAATTCATAATGTATTTCCATCTATAAATCATCAAGAATATACTAGCAGTCTAGGCTCTAAACATCATTTATCATTACATACTGAAATAGCATTTTCAAAGTTTAAGCCAGACTATATTTCTCTAATTTGCGTTCGCAAGTCAAAAAATTTATCACCAACCCTATTATGTGATATGAAAAAAGTTTTTGAGGCAGTGCCAAAACATATATGGAATATTATTCAAAATGAAGATTATTTTATAAGACAACCAGCAACTTTTAAATCTGAAACTATTTATCGAAAAATAAAAGCAATTGAATTAGAAGAAAATAATAATTTTAGCTTCTTTTTTAATTTTATAGATGGAATGATGGTATCACTATCTCAAAAAAGTCATGAAGCTTTAGATGTTATAAAAGATTATGTTTATAAATTAAAAGAAGAAGTTCTTTTAGAAGAAGGGCATGCAATTGTAATTGATAATCATCGCTTTCTTCATGGTCGAGATCAAATACAAGCAAATTTTGATGGTTTTGATAGATGGCTTCAAAGAATTTATATTAGAAAAAAGTAA
- a CDS encoding amino acid--tRNA ligase-related protein — translation MAKKNISYEETYLVTHSTINSLRSSVISMGFKEILPCIISKKYEPGAKHSIAILGNKELPNILKNDSSVAAIGKEAYYLPVSHVVEKQMSLQFLQKAFCVAPCLRLLMDGEEKSGKHIYNFFQFEIEWRTESMEEVFLTANKILNKTAEILLSDNDIISILNKKNIPFKNLESLSTLQFPIVSFREAQKLVGKSTNCNQDFTQDEDTILSNNFNSPFWIFDYPAGVRDSIYHENEKGTFDTYDLMLPFGFGELTTGGIRPQSKEEIVKQSITLGKSYYPAYADWKETSKVQTAGFGIGIERFMRFITDSNSILNFVQYHDDGPNKNICESFFEN, via the coding sequence ATGGCAAAAAAGAATATTTCATATGAAGAAACATATTTAGTAACACATTCAACAATAAATTCACTAAGGTCCTCTGTTATTTCAATGGGATTTAAAGAAATTCTACCTTGTATTATTTCAAAAAAATATGAACCAGGAGCAAAGCATTCTATTGCAATTCTTGGAAATAAAGAATTACCAAATATTTTAAAAAATGATTCATCTGTAGCAGCAATAGGTAAAGAAGCTTATTATTTACCCGTTAGCCATGTTGTTGAAAAACAAATGTCACTTCAATTTTTACAAAAAGCATTTTGTGTAGCTCCTTGTCTGCGTCTTTTAATGGATGGCGAAGAAAAATCTGGAAAACATATTTATAATTTTTTTCAATTTGAAATTGAATGGCGAACAGAAAGTATGGAAGAAGTGTTTTTGACAGCAAATAAAATTTTAAATAAAACTGCAGAAATTCTGTTAAGTGATAACGATATCATATCTATTTTAAATAAAAAAAATATACCGTTTAAAAACTTAGAATCTCTTTCTACATTACAGTTTCCTATCGTTTCATTTAGAGAAGCACAAAAATTAGTTGGAAAATCTACCAATTGTAATCAAGATTTTACGCAAGATGAAGATACAATTCTTTCCAATAATTTTAATTCTCCATTTTGGATATTTGATTACCCTGCTGGAGTAAGAGATTCTATTTATCATGAAAACGAAAAAGGAACATTCGATACTTATGATTTAATGCTTCCATTTGGATTTGGTGAATTAACGACTGGAGGTATTAGACCTCAATCTAAAGAAGAAATTGTAAAGCAATCAATTACATTGGGTAAATCATATTATCCAGCATATGCCGACTGGAAAGAAACAAGTAAAGTGCAAACTGCAGGATTTGGAATAGGCATTGAAAGATTTATGCGCTTTATAACAGACAGTAATTCAATATTAAATTTTGTTCAATATCACGATGATGGCCCAAATAAAAATATATGTGAAAGTTTTTTTGAAAATTAG
- a CDS encoding ATP-grasp domain-containing protein, with protein MKNLLFIVESSVLGVKYLCEAAKYLNFNPVILSEITNQEGDAKKQILDETYLKCETSSFDGIVAGIQNYHEIYENKKIEGLVTLLDSRIHICSEVSQFLNIKGIESSCQITKNKQNICRDIEEYSPKYFSLEDFYSNKISNYFKNNEKICIKLKYGAGGKGFFIVDNFEILLEEISKRSLTPEEFFSQYFLQQYIHGELVSVEGYFLNNEVNIFEFTGRRKIKDTECSLVFPYSKNITLIQKDKIYDCLLKIKSHYKLKKSFFHIEFIITANDIYLIDANIGRPPGGNLIELICYSFGISVTDFFKNYLSIVLKSNEFLNFKKIKIKDNIYTFNDTLNSSKSYLGVGYGVPLSTTFISLDYTSNDNLSYINAIDPNTKVCKMGETNWAWVGLVSGEESNVISELSKIKIITTDGVFSPVWH; from the coding sequence GTGAAAAATTTATTATTTATAGTTGAATCATCCGTTTTGGGAGTCAAATATTTATGTGAAGCTGCAAAATATTTAAACTTTAATCCAGTTATTTTATCTGAAATAACAAATCAAGAAGGAGATGCTAAAAAGCAAATATTAGACGAAACGTATTTAAAATGCGAAACCTCATCATTTGATGGAATTGTTGCAGGAATACAAAATTATCATGAAATTTATGAAAATAAAAAAATAGAAGGCCTTGTAACATTACTAGATAGCAGAATTCATATATGCTCTGAAGTATCTCAATTTTTAAATATAAAAGGAATTGAATCTTCATGTCAAATTACAAAAAACAAACAAAATATATGCCGTGATATTGAGGAATATTCACCAAAATATTTTTCTCTAGAAGATTTTTATTCTAACAAAATTAGTAATTATTTTAAAAATAATGAAAAAATTTGTATTAAATTAAAATATGGAGCAGGAGGAAAGGGTTTTTTTATTGTAGATAATTTTGAAATTCTGTTAGAAGAAATTTCAAAAAGATCTTTAACTCCAGAAGAATTTTTTTCTCAATACTTTTTGCAGCAGTATATTCATGGTGAACTTGTTAGTGTTGAAGGATATTTTTTAAATAATGAAGTTAATATTTTTGAATTTACAGGAAGAAGAAAGATAAAAGACACTGAATGTTCACTTGTTTTTCCTTATAGTAAAAATATTACTTTAATTCAAAAAGATAAAATATATGATTGTTTATTAAAAATTAAGAGTCATTATAAATTAAAAAAATCTTTTTTTCATATTGAATTCATAATAACTGCTAATGATATATACTTAATTGATGCAAATATTGGTAGGCCACCAGGGGGTAATTTAATTGAGCTTATTTGTTATTCATTTGGTATAAGTGTTACAGATTTTTTTAAAAACTATCTTTCTATTGTCCTTAAAAGTAATGAATTTTTAAATTTTAAAAAAATAAAAATAAAAGACAATATTTATACTTTTAATGATACATTAAATTCAAGTAAATCTTATTTGGGTGTAGGCTATGGAGTTCCTTTAAGTACAACTTTTATTTCTCTTGATTATACATCAAATGATAACCTTTCATATATCAATGCAATTGATCCAAATACAAAAGTGTGTAAAATGGGTGAAACAAATTGGGCATGGGTTGGTTTAGTTTCAGGAGAAGAATCAAATGTAATAAGTGAATTAAGTAAAATTAAAATTATTACTACAGATGGAGTATTTTCACCAGTATGGCATTAA